One Helianthus annuus cultivar XRQ/B chromosome 12, HanXRQr2.0-SUNRISE, whole genome shotgun sequence genomic region harbors:
- the LOC110894057 gene encoding uncharacterized protein LOC110894057 — MLYISAPRPITIEELEDDHDVLRLPLSEQNYNKVRDFFFKERNYESSITDHNIHEHPLILVEAQCNDITTMTQNDASCNACLIPIETTMSFYKCKFNGQGCNFLLHEWCTRLPPEIKGHKYYTGQKYLQEHTLLLSPKPAREFIGFMCDVCRRHSNGFAYSCVQCSYTMDVWCAFTRAKIIHKSHPNHLLSRNYGFASEDDYCRMCLSGFTADGNISFGCDACEFHLHAGCAMLLPETIRHRYDKHPLSLAYSPIENHEGDYFCEVCEEEFNPNASFYHCHECVQSIHTTCAPILLPRSKPYLYGGLSVLRVREKERGIYKPEYHPHPLSFRFLAGTSEGYCTCGSKVISDFMFDCSECKFGRRYGIGEWCGGVESPIGDHTVVMKTFGDCYFGEANRCIVTDVTECKD; from the exons ATGCTATATATATCAGCTCCCCGTCCTATAACCATTGAAGAATTGGAAGATGATCATGATGTTCTTCGTCTTCCGCTCTCCGAACAAAACTACAACAAAGTCAGAGACTTCTTTTTCAAAGAAAGGAATTACGAGAGCAGCATAACTGATCATAATATTCATGAACATCCGCTAATTCTTGTGGAGGCACAATGCAATGACATTACAACTATGACTCAGAATGATGCATCGTGCAATGCATGTTTGATACCAATCGAGACGACCATGTCGTTTTACAAGTGCAAATTTAATGGCCAAGGATGCAACTTTCTTCTCCATGAGTGGTGCACCCGCTTGCCTCCTGAAATAAAAGGCCACAAATATTACACGGGCCAGAAATATCTCCAAGAACACACCCTTCTTCTCTCGCCAAAACCAGCGCGTGAGTTCATTGGGTTCATGTGTGACGTCTGCCGTAGACATAGCAATGGGTTTGCTTACTCGTGTGTTCAATGTAGTTACACAATGGATGTTTGGTGTGCATTCACACGTGCGAAAATCATACATAAATCTCATCCAAATCACCTACTTTCAAGAAATTATGGGTTTGCTAGTGAAGACGACTATTGTCGTATGTGTTTGTCCGGTTTCACGGCAGACGGTAATATTTCATTCGGTTGCGATGCTTGTGAGTTTCATCTACATGCTGGGTGTGCTATGTTATTACCAGAGACAATTAGGCACAGGTATGACAAGCACCCGCTGAGCCTAGCTTACTCCCCAATTGAAAACCATGAGGGTGATTATTTCTGTGAAGTTTGCGAGGAGGAATTTAATCCTAATGCTTCTTTCTATCATTGCCATGAATGTGTCCAGTCCATACATACAACTTGTGCTCCAATACTATTACCTCGAAGCAAACCATACCTTTATGGTGGCTTAAGTGTTCTTCGTGTACGTGAAAAGGAGAGAGGCATTTATAAACCTGAATATCACCCGCACCCTCTTTCATTTAGATTTCTCGCCGGGACAAGTGAAGGTTATTGCACCTGTGGTAGTAAAGTCATTAGTGATTTTATGTTTGACTGTTCAGAGTGTAAGTTT GGTAGGCGGTATGGTATCGGTGAGTGGTGCGGGGGAGTGgagtcaccgatcggtgaccacACCGTGGTGATGAAGACCTTCGGTGATTGCTATTTCGGTGAGGCAAATCGGTGTATAGTCACCGATGTGACTGAGTGCAAAGATTAA